CCTTTCGAATATCGCGTTTCTTCCGGCCGTACCCGATATCGTGCTTTTATGTTCGCTCTACATATCGTTTTTAAACGGCAAAACTTCGGGTGAAATAAACGGATTCGTTTCGGGCGCGTTTTTGGATTTTCTTTCAGCCGCTCCCTTGGGTTTTCACAGCCTGTACCGGACGCTCATAGGATACGTTTTCGGTGCGCTCGGAAGCGTTTTCAATTCCGACGGAATCGTTATGCCCGCCTTGTACGCGTTCGGAGCTACCTTATTGAAAGCGTTTTTCGTGTGGCTCATTTCGCTTCTTTTTCCGGCTTCACCCGCAGTTTAC
This Treponema socranskii subsp. buccale DNA region includes the following protein-coding sequences:
- the mreD gene encoding rod shape-determining protein MreD, whose amino-acid sequence is MKSYIVSALILFCAVLIETAVLSNIAFLPAVPDIVLLCSLYISFLNGKTSGEINGFVSGAFLDFLSAAPLGFHSLYRTLIGYVFGALGSVFNSDGIVMPALYAFGATLLKAFFVWLISLLFPASPAVYRVLSLPFLFELACNTILAPLVFKFLSLFRSVLSTERRSAL